The DNA region GTACTCGAGCGAGGCGCCACGGTCGGGGTTGAACCAGTCGCTCCAGGCACCGGCATCCGGCTCACAGACGAACATGACGCTGCATGATCCGTCGGCGGGCGTGATGGTCGCCGAGATGCGCGTCTGGACGTCCATCGGCAGCCGGGGCATCTGGCGCCCACGAAGACGTGGCCGCTCGTGCTCCGGTCCGCGAATGACGGCGCGCACCTGCAGGCCGCCGCGGGCCGCCGCGACCTCGTGGACGTCAGGCAGATCGCGCATAACGCTCTCGACGAGGGCGTAGGCTTCGTCGGCGGGATGAGGCACCTCGACACGACGGCGCTGACGGTTCGACAACGTCTCCGCATCGATACGGCCGGCGATGGTCCGCACGCGGTAGAGATGCGTGACGCCCCTTCCGAGTGCGATCAGCAGACCGACGAACCACAGAAAGGTAAAGATCCACGGCAGCTCGCCATGGTTCCAGCCAAGCGCGTTCCAGACCACGAGCATGACGCACCATGCGGCGACCCACGCCACCGCGATGCGCCCCAGAAATCTGACACTCCTGCCCCATGCCATCACAGCCACCCGCGTCCTGAAAGTGCGGCGAGCATACGACGGCCCCGGCGCCCGATGAGGGCCGATCCGACGAAACCGGCCATGGGCCGACGAAACCCCGTTCCCGCGCCGCAGCATGACCTTGGCTGCGCGATGGGCCATGCTCGGGAAACGGCCCGGCGGTGGGGATCGCCGGCCAAGACAATGACAAAGGGGTTAACGCATGGCTTTGTTGCTCGTCGTTTTCGCTGTCGCTGTTCTCGCCATTTTTCTCGGCATCAACATGCTGCCGAAGAATCACCCCGCCAACTGGCTGCTAGGCATTGTCGGAGGCGCCTGCCTCGTCCTTGCCTGGTACGCCATCTTCCGTCCGATGCTCATCGCATCCGGCGGTGGCGACCCCTCGCTCGTCGCGGTCGGACTCACCGCCGCGGGCATCGTTTCCTGCGTGCTTGGCCTGGTGTGTCTGGGCGTATGCGTGTGGCGCGACCCGGCACGCTTCTGGGTGCTGTCCATCGTTTTCATCGGTGTCATCGGCGCCACGCAGGTCACTGCGCTGGCGTGATCAGGATGGCATGCGCGATCCGCCCGCGCAGTGGTATCCGCGGGCGGAGAGCAACGCGTTGCCGTCGACGATGCGCAGTTCGGCAGGCGCGCCGAAGGGAAGCGTGACCTTGTCCGGCCCGTGGCCGAAATGCAGACCGCGTACGAGCGGGGTCTCGGCAATGTCCGCGAAACGCTCGAGTGCGTGTTCCATGTCGTAGCCGTTGTCGTACTCGCTGACGCGTTGGCCGCCCAGGCCACCGATCAAGATGGCCGACTGCCGGTCGATGACGCCGCTCAACTTCAGCTCGTAGAGCATTCGCTCGATACGAAAGGCCTGTTCGCCGCTCTCCTCGATATAGAGGATGCCGCCCTCGATGTCGGGCAGATAAGCCGTACCGGTGAGGCTGCACAGGGACGAGAGGTTACCGCCCCATAACGTGCCGCTGGCGCGCAGGTCGGTCTGGGTATCCGGGCACAGCCACTCGAAATCCGCACGCGGCGAGAGCACCGTGAGCCAGAACTGCCGCCAGGTGGTCTCGCGCAGATAATCGGCGCCGAAGTCCGGCACGAGCATGGGCCCATGGAACGAGCTGATTCCGCTACAGGCCAGCAGGGCGCACTGCAGCACCGTGAACTCGCCGTGGCCGACGAAGGCGCACTGCTCGTCGGCGAAGCGCTCCCGCAACCCGGTGTAGTCGAGGCGATCCAGCAGCGGCACGGCACCGTAGCCACCACAGGTGGCCATCACGATATCCGGGAGCGCCCGCCCCGCATCGGCCAGGCGATTGATCTCCGACGCGCGCTCGGCATCGCTCCCGGCGAAACGCAGCGAGACGCGGTCGAGCACATCGGTGCCCAGAATGGTATGGCCTGCGGCCTGGAGACGTTCGATCCCGCGCTGACCAGCAGCGCGGTCTTCCGCATAACCAGAGGGTGCGATGAGCCGTATATCGAGTCGTTTCGGCATATGAAGCAAAGTATGGACGCCCATACCAATACCCCTACGCCGACCGGAAGGCAACCCGGAGTTGGACGGACCGCCTCTGTCCGACGCTTACCCCTACGTCACCAGCCGTCGTACTCCTCGGCAACCGTGAGGTCTTCCGCCGGTGCGCTTCGGGTCAGTGTCTCGCGTGGCTGCTCGCCAAAGACGCTGCGGTATTTCTCAGCGAAGCGAGACAGATCCCACATGCCGCAGCTCAATGCCACCGACTTGACCGAACGACGCCCGGCTTCCGCGGTGACCAGGCTGCGATGGGCCGTGCACAGCCGAAGCATCGCCAGATAGCGGTTGGGCGGGATCCCGAGCAGGTCGTCGAAGGCGTAGCGCAAGCCGCGCTCGCTGGCCCCTGCCGCCTGGCAGAGCTCCTGCGAGTAGATATCGCGGCGCAGGTTGGCCCGCATGAAACGTTCCGCCCGTCGCATGACCTGATAGTGCGCACGCCGCC from Luteibacter mycovicinus includes:
- a CDS encoding LD-carboxypeptidase gives rise to the protein MGVHTLLHMPKRLDIRLIAPSGYAEDRAAGQRGIERLQAAGHTILGTDVLDRVSLRFAGSDAERASEINRLADAGRALPDIVMATCGGYGAVPLLDRLDYTGLRERFADEQCAFVGHGEFTVLQCALLACSGISSFHGPMLVPDFGADYLRETTWRQFWLTVLSPRADFEWLCPDTQTDLRASGTLWGGNLSSLCSLTGTAYLPDIEGGILYIEESGEQAFRIERMLYELKLSGVIDRQSAILIGGLGGQRVSEYDNGYDMEHALERFADIAETPLVRGLHFGHGPDKVTLPFGAPAELRIVDGNALLSARGYHCAGGSRMPS